One window of the Carnobacterium maltaromaticum DSM 20342 genome contains the following:
- the brnQ gene encoding branched-chain amino acid transport system II carrier protein, whose product MDKRLSLSSYIFIGSMLFGLFFGAGNLIFPVHMGQEAGTNILPATLGFLVTGIGLPFLGVVAIGVSKSDGLFDLASRVHPIYGIFMTVALYMTIGPFFALPRTGTVSYEIGIAPYLPSQYQTIGLLLFTVIFFAIALAFSMKPTKILIWVGKILNPLFLVFLAILIVTAFLKPMGVISEAAVHGNYVTEPFITGFTQGYNTMDALASLAFGIIVVQTIKGLGVRNPSNIAIDTIKSGIVSVILMAVIYGSLAYIGATSVGQFEVSENGGIALAQIAQHYFGSFGSVLLAIIVTVACLKTAIGLITACSETFCEMFPNSFSYRTYVILFTLLACGIANVGLTKIISLSIPVLMFLYPLAITLIFLALLSPLFKNRQVVYVTTTIFTIFVSIADGLNALPAGIKSISFIDNILAFYSRYLPLFDIGMGWVFPAILGLIIGWIISLVKKQELRF is encoded by the coding sequence ATGGATAAACGTTTGTCATTATCATCTTATATATTTATTGGATCAATGTTATTTGGACTTTTTTTTGGAGCTGGAAATTTAATTTTTCCCGTACATATGGGACAGGAAGCAGGCACAAATATTTTGCCAGCTACACTAGGTTTTCTTGTGACTGGCATTGGTTTACCTTTTTTAGGGGTTGTTGCGATTGGTGTTTCTAAAAGTGACGGGCTGTTTGATTTAGCCAGTCGTGTTCATCCAATCTATGGTATTTTTATGACTGTTGCCCTTTATATGACGATTGGACCATTCTTTGCTTTGCCAAGAACGGGAACTGTTTCGTATGAAATTGGAATCGCACCTTATTTACCAAGCCAATACCAAACAATAGGTTTACTGCTATTTACAGTGATTTTCTTTGCGATTGCGTTAGCTTTTTCAATGAAACCGACTAAAATTTTAATTTGGGTTGGGAAAATTTTGAATCCTCTTTTTCTTGTTTTTCTAGCTATTTTGATTGTTACTGCTTTTCTAAAACCAATGGGCGTAATTTCTGAAGCAGCGGTACATGGCAATTATGTTACCGAGCCATTTATTACAGGATTCACCCAAGGGTATAATACAATGGATGCATTAGCATCATTGGCTTTTGGGATTATTGTTGTTCAAACAATCAAGGGTCTAGGTGTTCGAAATCCTTCTAATATTGCGATTGATACGATTAAATCTGGAATTGTCAGTGTCATTTTAATGGCAGTTATCTACGGTAGTTTAGCTTATATTGGAGCGACTAGTGTAGGTCAATTTGAAGTATCTGAAAATGGTGGAATAGCGTTGGCACAAATTGCCCAACATTATTTTGGTTCGTTTGGTAGCGTATTGTTGGCTATTATTGTAACAGTCGCCTGTTTAAAAACTGCGATTGGACTAATCACCGCTTGTTCAGAAACATTTTGCGAAATGTTTCCCAATTCATTTAGCTACCGGACTTATGTCATTTTATTTACACTGTTAGCTTGTGGAATTGCAAATGTGGGCTTAACTAAGATTATTTCGTTATCAATACCTGTTTTAATGTTCTTATATCCTTTAGCAATTACCTTGATTTTCTTGGCACTATTGTCCCCATTATTTAAAAACCGCCAAGTTGTTTATGTAACGACAACGATATTCACTATTTTTGTCAGTATTGCTGATGGCTTAAATGCTTTGCCAGCTGGTATTAAATCAATTAGTTTTATCGATAATATTCTAGCATTCTACAGTCGCTATTTGCCTTTATTTGATATCGGTATGGGCTGGGTTTTCCCAGCAATTCTTGGTTTAATTATAGGTTGGATTATTAGCTTAGTAAAAAAACAAGAGCTACGTTTTTAA
- a CDS encoding LacI family DNA-binding transcriptional regulator, whose protein sequence is MANINEIAKIAGVSSATVSRVINRNGYVSDDTRAKVEAVIKKLDYVPNRNAVFLKTGTTKMLGIIAPDFSDSLTVFLRSFTLAAQKEGYNVTLFITGGDKQKELDAFEMLRHKQLDGLVLVIRLNDWDQLEPFTKYGPIVTWQRVDSKHIPSVFMNHYQGYMLGLEHLYASGCRNIANLYGSTRGLNTKSRMQAYADFCQKYKLDPKLEQQFKGLNSIEDGEAILDWYAEQSDKPDGFATSSDAVAAGLVAEARRRGYNIPTDFSVVGFDNIEISRLLDITTIDYPIAKQAQNAFTIIFNQLLYKNLPLLPLEFDLIKRKTTR, encoded by the coding sequence ATGGCTAATATTAATGAGATTGCTAAAATTGCTGGTGTTTCTTCAGCAACTGTTTCTCGTGTAATTAATCGCAACGGTTATGTCAGCGATGACACTCGAGCTAAAGTTGAAGCTGTTATCAAAAAATTAGATTATGTACCTAATCGCAATGCTGTATTTTTAAAAACAGGTACGACTAAAATGTTAGGCATTATCGCACCTGATTTTTCAGACTCTTTGACTGTGTTTCTAAGAAGCTTTACGTTAGCCGCTCAGAAAGAAGGCTATAACGTCACTTTATTTATTACTGGTGGCGACAAGCAAAAAGAATTAGATGCCTTTGAAATGCTGCGCCATAAACAATTAGATGGTTTAGTTTTAGTGATTCGTTTAAATGATTGGGATCAACTTGAACCTTTCACAAAATATGGCCCGATTGTTACTTGGCAACGAGTTGATTCAAAGCACATTCCTTCTGTCTTTATGAACCATTACCAAGGGTACATGTTAGGTTTAGAACATCTTTATGCTTCTGGTTGCCGTAACATTGCCAATTTATATGGCAGTACACGAGGATTAAATACCAAGAGCCGCATGCAAGCTTACGCTGACTTTTGTCAAAAATATAAATTAGATCCAAAACTTGAACAACAGTTTAAAGGCTTAAACTCCATCGAAGACGGGGAAGCGATTCTTGATTGGTATGCAGAACAATCTGACAAACCAGATGGCTTTGCAACTAGTTCAGATGCTGTTGCTGCAGGATTAGTCGCAGAAGCTCGTCGACGAGGCTACAACATTCCAACGGATTTTTCAGTCGTTGGTTTTGATAATATTGAAATTTCACGTTTATTGGATATCACCACGATTGATTACCCAATTGCTAAACAAGCTCAAAATGCCTTTACAATCATCTTTAATCAACTATTATATAAAAACCTACCTTTATTGCCTTTAGAATTTGATTTAATTAAACGTAAAACCACTAGATAA
- a CDS encoding amino acid ABC transporter permease, translated as MSGIQWQYIFNPSLALESLPFILQGLGYTLWISVVSMTFGTILGFFLALFRLSKFKVLNLLSRIYISFMRGTPMLVFLFILYFGFPFIGIKFDAVTAAVLGFSLHSSAYIAEILRACLNSIDKGQWEASYALGMPYFFIMRKIILPQALRTAIGPLSNVLLDLIKGTSLAAMITVPEIFQQAKIVGGREFDYMTMYILVALVYWGICSLFTILQTILEKKFSLYTN; from the coding sequence ATGAGCGGAATTCAATGGCAGTATATCTTTAATCCGAGTTTAGCGCTAGAAAGCTTACCGTTTATTTTACAAGGTTTGGGTTATACGCTTTGGATTTCAGTAGTAAGTATGACTTTTGGAACAATTTTAGGATTCTTTTTAGCACTATTTAGATTATCTAAATTTAAAGTATTAAACTTGTTAAGTCGTATATATATTTCCTTTATGCGAGGAACGCCTATGTTGGTTTTCTTATTTATTCTTTATTTTGGCTTTCCTTTTATTGGAATCAAGTTTGACGCTGTTACTGCAGCTGTGCTTGGCTTTAGTTTGCATAGTAGCGCCTATATCGCAGAGATATTACGTGCTTGTTTAAACTCGATTGATAAAGGGCAATGGGAGGCATCATATGCATTAGGTATGCCGTATTTTTTCATCATGCGCAAAATCATCTTACCGCAAGCTTTGCGGACTGCAATTGGACCCTTAAGTAATGTTTTGCTAGATTTGATTAAAGGAACTTCTTTAGCGGCAATGATTACAGTTCCTGAAATATTTCAACAAGCAAAGATTGTTGGTGGTCGAGAATTCGATTATATGACAATGTATATACTAGTGGCCTTGGTCTACTGGGGAATTTGTAGTCTATTCACCATTTTACAAACTATTTTGGAGAAAAAATTTTCTCTTTATACAAACTGA
- a CDS encoding transporter substrate-binding domain-containing protein — protein MKKKSSWLVISFIALSLVVAGCTGGNSDKASSADKKEKNGWEQIKEKGVLTVATSGTLFPTSYYAKDEKELTGYEVEIVKEIAKRLDVKVKFVEMGFDGMLSAINSGQVDTAANNIDLSDKRKEKFAFSEPYKYSFASMVVRKSDQSGIHSLEDLKGKKSAGAATTTYMKIAEKFGAESVVYDNVTNDQYLLDVANGRTDVILNDYYLQKMATEALPEIPVEINPGLFYNPSQAGLVMKKENTELKTKVDDAITEMKKDGTLKKLSEQFFGGADVSKEADVKITKVVEVE, from the coding sequence ATGAAGAAAAAGAGTAGTTGGTTAGTGATTAGTTTTATTGCATTAAGTTTAGTTGTGGCAGGATGTACTGGAGGAAATAGTGATAAAGCCAGTAGTGCTGATAAGAAAGAAAAAAATGGTTGGGAGCAAATCAAAGAAAAAGGTGTGTTAACTGTAGCAACATCAGGAACCCTATTCCCTACTTCTTATTATGCAAAAGATGAAAAGGAATTAACTGGTTATGAAGTTGAAATCGTTAAGGAAATTGCCAAACGCTTAGATGTAAAAGTTAAATTTGTTGAAATGGGTTTTGATGGCATGTTGTCAGCTATTAATAGTGGGCAGGTGGATACAGCAGCGAATAATATTGATTTATCAGATAAGCGTAAAGAGAAATTTGCTTTTTCTGAGCCTTATAAATATTCATTTGCCAGTATGGTTGTACGTAAATCAGATCAATCTGGGATTCATTCTCTAGAAGATTTGAAAGGTAAAAAATCTGCGGGAGCAGCAACAACCACTTATATGAAAATTGCTGAAAAATTTGGAGCAGAGAGTGTCGTGTATGACAATGTAACTAACGATCAATATTTATTAGATGTAGCAAATGGTCGGACAGATGTCATCTTAAATGATTATTACTTGCAAAAAATGGCGACAGAAGCACTTCCAGAAATTCCAGTCGAAATTAACCCAGGATTATTTTATAATCCTAGTCAAGCTGGCTTAGTAATGAAAAAAGAAAATACTGAACTGAAAACTAAAGTGGATGATGCAATTACTGAAATGAAAAAAGATGGCACTCTAAAAAAATTATCTGAACAGTTTTTTGGTGGAGCAGATGTGTCAAAAGAAGCAGATGTGAAAATTACTAAAGTAGTCGAGGTAGAATAG
- a CDS encoding phosphoglycerate dehydrogenase: MKNKGIWLLQETTPEQLQRVKDLAPDYEVIDGFSDSTLNFPAADIEIVYGWSSAKSDFLLENKDSHLKWIQAKSAGVDTMNLSLLNEKNIILTNASGIHGVPIAESVFGMLLADTRGIKKAINQQTNKVWSQTESLVELKGKTMMIIGMGQVGKEVARLAQAFGLNVIGVNRSGNPVTEVSEIIKQDQIPKHIKRADFVVNILPLTSETTNYYDDSFFTSMKKGAGFINVGRGPSVDTDALIRQIKNGQIGFAGLDVFKEEPLAKDSPLWDLPEVLITPHISGVAEHFKKRLFAIFEENLTAYVAGEELPRNVIDYKHNY; the protein is encoded by the coding sequence ATGAAGAATAAAGGAATATGGTTACTTCAAGAAACAACTCCAGAACAATTGCAACGAGTGAAGGATTTAGCGCCGGATTATGAGGTTATTGATGGGTTTTCAGACTCAACTTTAAATTTTCCTGCAGCTGATATCGAAATAGTTTATGGCTGGAGTTCAGCAAAATCTGATTTTTTATTAGAAAATAAGGATAGTCACTTAAAATGGATTCAAGCAAAATCTGCAGGTGTGGATACCATGAATCTGTCTTTACTAAACGAAAAAAATATTATTTTGACGAATGCTAGCGGAATTCATGGTGTTCCTATCGCTGAGTCAGTTTTTGGTATGCTGTTAGCTGATACTAGAGGGATTAAAAAGGCTATCAATCAACAAACAAATAAAGTCTGGTCACAAACAGAAAGTTTAGTAGAGCTAAAGGGCAAAACTATGATGATTATTGGAATGGGCCAGGTTGGAAAAGAAGTTGCTCGTCTAGCGCAGGCTTTTGGATTAAATGTGATTGGTGTTAATCGAAGTGGAAATCCTGTAACAGAAGTCTCTGAAATTATTAAGCAAGATCAAATTCCAAAACATATTAAAAGAGCCGATTTTGTTGTTAATATTTTACCGTTAACTTCAGAAACAACCAATTACTATGATGATTCTTTTTTTACAAGCATGAAAAAAGGTGCTGGTTTTATTAATGTTGGAAGAGGGCCGTCTGTAGATACAGATGCTTTAATTCGCCAGATAAAAAATGGGCAGATTGGTTTTGCCGGTTTAGATGTTTTTAAAGAAGAACCTTTGGCAAAAGATAGTCCATTATGGGATTTACCAGAAGTCTTGATTACGCCCCATATTAGTGGAGTAGCTGAACATTTCAAGAAACGTTTATTTGCTATATTTGAAGAAAATCTTACGGCATATGTTGCCGGAGAAGAGTTGCCCCGGAATGTCATTGATTATAAACACAATTATTGA
- a CDS encoding amino acid permease — translation MKEEKKLRWYNVALIAFVSVWGLGNVVNNYATQGISVITSWILIMLLYFVPYALIVGQLGSTFKDGNGGVSTWIKETTTKKLAYYAAWTYWVVHIPYLAQKPQGILIALGWAFKQNGNLVNDTPALTVSLISLVIFLIFLWVSSKGLTTLKRIGSIAGMAMFVMSLLFILLAVTAPALRGASFATPNMGDIKTYLPTFNFAYFTTISMLVFAVGGAEKISPYVNNTKNPSKEFPKGMLALAAMVAVCALLGSFAMGMLFDSNNIPDDLMANGAYDAFQRLGAYYGVGNFFMILYAIANTMAQISALAFSIDAPLKILLGDADEEYIPRKLAKLNSKGTPVNGYAMTGILVSILIIVPAIGIGSMNDLYKWLLNLNAVVMPLRYLWVFFAYMMLNKLHKNFSSEYKFVKNHKIGYVIGAWCFLFTAFACILGMVPKIDYAADPKAWVFQFTLNIITPIIFIALGMILPAIAKKEVAKKA, via the coding sequence ATGAAAGAAGAGAAAAAGTTACGTTGGTATAACGTGGCCTTAATTGCCTTTGTTTCGGTTTGGGGCCTAGGAAATGTTGTAAACAACTATGCAACTCAAGGAATTTCAGTTATTACATCATGGATTTTAATTATGCTTTTATACTTTGTTCCATATGCATTAATTGTCGGTCAACTAGGTTCGACTTTTAAAGATGGCAATGGGGGAGTTAGTACCTGGATTAAAGAAACAACCACTAAGAAGCTGGCTTATTACGCTGCTTGGACATACTGGGTGGTGCATATTCCTTATTTAGCACAAAAACCACAAGGAATTTTAATCGCTCTTGGTTGGGCATTTAAACAAAATGGAAATCTAGTGAATGATACACCAGCCCTAACTGTATCTCTAATTAGTTTAGTCATTTTCTTAATCTTTCTATGGGTTTCATCAAAGGGTTTAACCACTTTAAAAAGAATTGGTAGTATTGCAGGAATGGCAATGTTTGTCATGTCTTTATTATTTATTTTATTAGCTGTAACCGCTCCTGCTCTTCGTGGTGCATCTTTTGCCACACCAAATATGGGCGATATAAAAACCTATTTACCGACTTTTAATTTTGCTTATTTCACAACAATATCAATGTTAGTCTTTGCAGTTGGTGGAGCTGAAAAAATTTCACCTTACGTAAACAACACAAAAAATCCATCTAAAGAATTTCCTAAAGGGATGTTAGCTTTAGCAGCGATGGTTGCTGTTTGTGCCTTATTGGGTTCATTTGCAATGGGGATGCTATTTGATAGTAACAACATTCCTGATGATTTAATGGCTAATGGTGCATATGACGCCTTTCAACGATTAGGTGCTTATTATGGAGTTGGAAACTTCTTTATGATTTTATATGCGATTGCCAATACAATGGCTCAAATATCAGCCTTAGCCTTCTCAATCGATGCTCCGCTAAAAATCTTACTTGGCGATGCTGATGAAGAATATATTCCACGCAAATTAGCTAAATTAAATAGCAAAGGTACGCCAGTCAATGGCTACGCTATGACCGGAATTTTAGTTAGTATTCTAATTATTGTGCCTGCTATTGGGATTGGTAGTATGAATGATTTATATAAATGGTTGCTGAATTTAAATGCTGTTGTGATGCCACTTCGTTATTTATGGGTATTCTTTGCCTATATGATGTTAAACAAATTGCATAAAAATTTCTCTTCTGAGTACAAATTTGTAAAAAATCATAAAATTGGATATGTCATTGGCGCTTGGTGTTTCCTCTTTACCGCCTTTGCTTGTATCTTAGGTATGGTGCCGAAAATCGATTATGCTGCAGATCCAAAAGCATGGGTTTTCCAATTTACTTTAAACATCATCACACCGATTATTTTTATTGCACTAGGTATGATTTTACCAGCGATTGCTAAAAAAGAAGTCGCTAAAAAAGCTTAA
- a CDS encoding response regulator transcription factor — protein MFKVLIIEDEDIIREGLKFSLDWGKENCQIVGEAANGVEALEKITKLKPDILLLDLNMPLKNGLMVLKESYQTALYSTIIISGYDDFEKAKEAIKYGVTEYLLKPVDHEELIVALRKAREAIELKQQYQFLQEKLNGVEDLDILDFKRITNRHKLSKEVARLISFIEEEYSQKIRLQDLVFELNRSKTYLNQKFKLETGYTFNEYLNRYRVYQAIYLLKNSDEKISSIALEVGFSNYRYFIDIFKKYTQVLPSDFASYSKGYVPEA, from the coding sequence ATGTTTAAAGTATTGATTATTGAAGATGAGGATATTATCCGAGAAGGCTTGAAATTTAGTTTAGACTGGGGAAAAGAAAACTGTCAGATTGTCGGAGAAGCTGCTAATGGAGTAGAAGCACTGGAAAAAATAACTAAATTGAAACCCGATATTTTATTACTAGATTTAAATATGCCGTTAAAAAATGGCTTGATGGTTCTAAAAGAAAGCTATCAAACAGCGTTATACAGCACGATTATTATCTCAGGATATGATGATTTTGAAAAAGCGAAGGAGGCAATTAAGTACGGGGTTACAGAGTATTTATTGAAGCCAGTAGATCATGAAGAACTGATTGTTGCATTGAGAAAAGCGCGAGAAGCAATTGAGTTAAAGCAACAATATCAATTTTTACAAGAGAAATTAAATGGAGTAGAAGATTTAGACATTCTTGATTTTAAGCGAATTACAAATCGTCATAAATTATCAAAAGAAGTTGCACGCTTAATCAGTTTTATTGAAGAAGAGTACAGCCAAAAAATTCGATTACAAGACTTAGTTTTTGAGTTGAATCGTAGTAAAACTTATTTAAATCAAAAGTTTAAGTTAGAAACAGGCTATACATTCAATGAGTATTTAAATCGTTATCGAGTGTATCAAGCTATTTATCTTCTGAAAAATAGTGATGAGAAAATTAGTAGCATCGCGCTTGAGGTAGGTTTTAGCAATTATCGCTATTTTATTGATATATTCAAAAAATATACACAAGTATTGCCTAGCGATTTTGCAAGTTATTCAAAAGGCTATGTGCCAGAAGCATAA